A single Cetobacterium somerae ATCC BAA-474 DNA region contains:
- a CDS encoding KH domain-containing protein — MEKLELLINYIIGELVETKEGIRISYDLIDDTVTFKVSVAQGEMGRVIGKNGLTANAIRGVMQAAGVKDRLNVNVEFVD; from the coding sequence ATGGAAAAATTAGAGTTATTAATTAATTATATTATAGGTGAATTAGTAGAAACAAAAGAGGGAATCAGAATAAGTTATGATTTAATAGATGATACTGTAACATTTAAAGTAAGTGTTGCTCAAGGTGAAATGGGAAGAGTTATTGGAAAAAATGGTTTAACAGCAAATGCAATAAGAGGAGTTATGCAAGCAGCTGGAGTTAAAGATAGATTAAATGTAAATGTTGAGTTTGTAGACTAA
- the trmD gene encoding tRNA (guanosine(37)-N1)-methyltransferase TrmD, giving the protein MKINILTLFPEFFNSFKEHSIIKRAVEREQVEINIVNIRDFAEGKHKQCDDIPFGGGAGMVMKPEPLLKALEGNKGKVIYTSPQGVKLNQVLACELSTEKEITIIAGHYEGIDERVIDSKVDLEISLGDFVLTGGELPAMVISDAIIRLIPGVIKKESYENDSFYNGLLDYPHYTRPAEYEGLKVPEVLMSGHHKNIDEWRLKQSLERTLKRRPELLKGREFSKLEKKLLKEIKEEQEI; this is encoded by the coding sequence GTGAAAATAAATATATTAACACTATTTCCAGAGTTTTTTAATTCTTTTAAAGAACACAGTATTATAAAAAGAGCTGTGGAAAGAGAACAAGTAGAAATTAACATAGTTAATATAAGGGATTTTGCTGAAGGGAAACATAAGCAGTGTGATGATATACCTTTTGGAGGCGGAGCTGGAATGGTTATGAAACCAGAACCATTATTAAAGGCTCTAGAGGGGAATAAAGGAAAAGTTATTTATACCTCTCCTCAAGGTGTAAAGTTAAATCAAGTATTAGCATGTGAGTTATCTACTGAAAAAGAGATAACTATAATAGCAGGCCATTATGAAGGGATAGATGAGAGAGTAATTGATAGCAAAGTGGATCTAGAGATATCTTTGGGTGACTTTGTTTTAACAGGTGGAGAGTTACCAGCTATGGTGATATCAGATGCAATAATTCGTCTTATTCCTGGAGTTATAAAAAAAGAATCTTATGAAAACGACTCTTTTTATAATGGATTATTAGATTATCCCCATTATACTAGACCAGCTGAATATGAGGGATTAAAAGTTCCAGAAGTTTTAATGTCTGGTCACCATAAAAACATAGATGAATGGAGATTAAAACAGAGTTTAGAAAGAACTTTAAAAAGACGACCAGAGCTTTTAAAAGGTAGAGAGTTTAGTAAACTAGAAAAAAAACTTTTAAAAGAGATAAAAGAGGAGCAAGAGATATGA
- a CDS encoding RNA methyltransferase, whose translation MRKAIYLGLVHSPVYNKRGDIVCTSVTNFDIHDISRTCRTYDVNQYHIIVSVDAQKKLTERIIGYWQEGFGTGYNRDREEAFGRTRVYESIEKSISEIEEREGKRPLIITTSAKIFPNSISYKNLSEKMINDDQPYLILFGTGWGLIDEVMNMSDYILEPIRGNAEYNHLSVRSAVSIILDRLLGEN comes from the coding sequence ATGAGAAAAGCAATATATTTAGGACTAGTTCACTCACCAGTTTACAATAAAAGAGGAGATATAGTTTGTACGTCAGTAACAAACTTTGATATCCATGATATTTCAAGAACGTGTAGAACATATGATGTAAATCAATATCATATTATAGTGTCTGTAGATGCACAAAAAAAACTTACAGAAAGAATTATTGGATACTGGCAAGAAGGATTTGGAACAGGATATAATAGAGATAGAGAGGAAGCTTTTGGTAGAACAAGGGTTTATGAATCAATAGAAAAAAGTATTTCTGAAATAGAAGAAAGAGAGGGAAAAAGACCTCTAATAATAACAACATCGGCAAAAATATTTCCAAACTCAATAAGTTATAAAAATTTATCTGAAAAAATGATTAATGATGATCAGCCATATTTAATATTATTTGGAACAGGTTGGGGATTAATAGATGAAGTAATGAATATGTCAGATTATATATTAGAACCAATTAGAGGAAATGCAGAATATAATCATTTGTCTGTTAGATCAGCAGTTTCAATAATTTTAGATAGATTATTAGGAGAAAATTAA
- a CDS encoding PolC-type DNA polymerase III gives MGIENIEITEIVFSERNKKMDLICVVSTPQDLKGLDKAYENLKKKFGNELDINFKIDYLTKEITKENFLEIIERVIEKLKRTNAISKSFLYLYRISIKNEVIDIELKNEMAVETLYSSNLDIKIQTLLENYGIRGFRVNFISGDFNSEIKSIETEIENKIITLNSKVAEKVSTEKAPAPPVEIKSAVPMGRGGFSKKKDIKSPSMPISEFKELIENEIAVVEGELFATEGRELRTGKILQVLRITDGEDSITAKIFLNSPEDFDVKVGDFVKISGKKQIDSFENNEEIILVNILNKLDKVKSKKIDSADEKMIELHTHTKMSEMCGVEDVKGIVGRALEYGHKAVAITDYGVVHAFPFAYKAAKGKDIKIIFGCEMYMVDDTQPMVQNAKDVLIDEETYVVFDLETLGLNSHKNEIIEIGAVKLQGRRIVDRYSQLINPGKKIPKKIQDITGIDDALVENMPTIDKILPDFMEFIGDATLVAHNAPFDMGFLKRDIKKYMEIDYNPAVIDTLQMARDLYPDQKGYGLKPMTKFLKVALENHHRAVDDSQATAAMFAIFLEKYLENGVTNQLDMTGAFPLNYRKQDIRNVMVLVKDLVGLKNLYKLVSQAHIDYFGSKKPRILKTVLNENREGLIIGAPTSIHFSNSGELSEAYFRNDLSKVERLIDFYDYIELQPRIGFSEFLDNDETGAIASFKDVEKMNRYLYDLGKERGKLVTGSSNVHYLEKEDHKIRSILLYGSGSVFRENQYRVDNGFYFRTTDELLEEFNYLGEDVSKEIVVEATNKLNEMIEKVQPIPSGFYPPKIDNAENIVREMTYTKAYELYGNPLPENVEARIERELKAIIGNGFSVLYLSAQKLVKKSLDNGYLVGSRGSVGSSIVAYMMGITEVNALYPHYLCTNPECKHSEFIEREGAGVDLPDKICPKCGIQMKKDGHSIPFEVFMGFNGDKVPDIDLNFSGEYQSEIHRYCEELFGKSNVFKAGTISTLAEKNAEGYVRKFFEDHSIFSGRAEVMRMAQKCEGAKKTTGQHPGGMIVVPQGNSIYEFCPVQRPANDQNSDSTTTHYDYHVMDEQLVKLDILGHDDPTTIKILQEYTGVDVYDIPLGDPETLKIFSGTEALGVTQEEIGSVVGTYGVPEFGTGFVRQMLVDTMPTTFAELVRISGLSHGTDVWLNNAQEFVREGKATLSQVISVRDDIMNFLIDQGIEKGTAFKIMEFVRKGQPSKNVAQWKEYSDLMKSHGVPEWYIESCRRIKYMFPKGHAVAYVMMAMRIAYFKVHYPLAFYAAYLSRKVEDFDFELMNDLVKVKEKIQELNREPKLDVKKKAQLAVCEIIVEMHARGFEFLNLDVYKSHGSKFIIEDGKIRVPLMGLNGLGASVMENIVRERELGRFISYEDFKRRTKTSQTTVDKLKEFNCIESLSETNQTTLFF, from the coding sequence ATGGGGATTGAAAATATAGAAATAACAGAGATTGTTTTTAGTGAAAGAAATAAAAAAATGGATCTTATCTGTGTAGTTTCTACTCCTCAAGATTTAAAAGGATTAGATAAGGCTTATGAAAATTTAAAAAAGAAGTTTGGAAATGAGTTAGATATTAATTTCAAAATAGATTATTTAACGAAAGAGATTACAAAAGAAAATTTTTTAGAAATTATTGAAAGAGTTATTGAAAAATTAAAGAGAACTAATGCTATTTCAAAATCGTTTTTATATCTATATAGAATATCTATAAAAAATGAAGTGATTGATATTGAATTGAAAAATGAGATGGCGGTAGAAACACTGTATAGTTCAAATTTAGATATAAAAATACAAACTCTTTTAGAAAACTATGGGATTAGAGGCTTTAGAGTAAATTTCATATCAGGAGATTTTAATAGTGAGATAAAATCTATAGAAACTGAAATAGAAAATAAAATAATAACTTTAAACTCTAAAGTTGCAGAGAAAGTATCAACAGAAAAAGCACCAGCTCCACCAGTTGAAATTAAGTCAGCTGTACCTATGGGAAGAGGTGGATTTAGTAAAAAGAAAGATATAAAAAGTCCAAGTATGCCAATATCAGAATTTAAAGAGCTAATAGAAAATGAGATAGCAGTTGTAGAAGGAGAACTATTTGCTACAGAAGGAAGAGAGTTAAGAACTGGAAAAATTCTTCAAGTTTTAAGAATAACTGATGGAGAAGATTCAATAACAGCTAAAATATTTTTAAATAGTCCAGAAGATTTTGATGTTAAAGTTGGAGATTTTGTAAAAATTAGTGGAAAGAAACAAATTGATAGTTTTGAAAATAATGAAGAGATAATTTTAGTAAATATATTAAATAAGTTGGATAAAGTAAAGTCTAAAAAAATAGATTCAGCTGATGAAAAAATGATTGAACTTCATACTCATACAAAAATGAGTGAAATGTGTGGAGTAGAAGATGTAAAAGGGATAGTTGGAAGAGCTTTAGAATATGGACATAAAGCTGTTGCAATAACAGATTATGGTGTTGTTCATGCTTTCCCATTTGCATATAAAGCAGCTAAAGGAAAAGATATAAAGATAATCTTTGGATGTGAAATGTATATGGTAGATGATACACAGCCAATGGTTCAAAATGCTAAAGATGTTTTGATAGATGAGGAAACATACGTTGTATTTGACTTAGAAACTTTAGGTTTAAATTCTCATAAAAATGAAATTATAGAGATTGGAGCTGTAAAGTTACAAGGAAGAAGAATAGTAGATAGATATTCACAGCTTATTAATCCAGGAAAAAAAATACCAAAGAAAATTCAGGACATAACAGGAATTGATGATGCGTTAGTTGAGAATATGCCAACCATAGATAAAATATTACCAGATTTTATGGAGTTTATAGGGGATGCTACTTTAGTAGCTCATAATGCACCATTTGATATGGGATTTTTAAAAAGAGATATAAAAAAATATATGGAAATAGATTATAATCCAGCTGTAATAGATACCTTGCAAATGGCTAGAGATTTATATCCTGATCAAAAAGGATACGGATTAAAACCTATGACAAAATTTTTAAAAGTAGCTCTTGAAAATCACCATAGAGCTGTTGATGACTCGCAAGCTACAGCAGCTATGTTTGCTATATTCTTAGAAAAGTATCTAGAAAACGGAGTTACAAATCAGTTGGATATGACAGGAGCTTTTCCTTTGAATTATAGAAAACAGGACATAAGAAACGTAATGGTTTTAGTTAAGGATTTAGTAGGACTAAAAAATCTATATAAATTAGTTTCACAGGCACATATTGATTATTTTGGAAGTAAAAAACCAAGAATTTTGAAAACTGTTTTAAATGAAAATAGAGAAGGATTGATTATTGGAGCTCCAACTTCAATTCATTTTTCTAATAGTGGAGAGTTATCCGAAGCATATTTTAGAAATGATTTATCAAAAGTTGAAAGATTAATTGATTTTTATGACTATATTGAACTTCAACCTAGAATTGGATTCTCAGAATTTTTAGATAATGATGAAACTGGAGCTATAGCTTCTTTCAAAGATGTTGAAAAGATGAATAGATATCTTTATGATTTAGGAAAAGAAAGAGGAAAGTTAGTTACGGGATCATCAAATGTGCATTATTTAGAAAAAGAGGATCATAAAATAAGATCAATACTTCTTTATGGAAGTGGAAGTGTATTTAGAGAAAACCAATATAGAGTAGACAATGGTTTTTATTTTAGAACTACTGATGAGTTATTAGAAGAGTTTAATTATTTAGGAGAAGATGTGTCTAAAGAAATTGTTGTTGAGGCAACAAATAAGTTAAATGAGATGATTGAAAAAGTTCAACCTATCCCAAGTGGATTTTATCCGCCAAAAATAGACAATGCAGAAAATATAGTTAGAGAAATGACCTACACAAAAGCTTATGAGCTATATGGAAATCCTTTGCCTGAAAATGTTGAGGCAAGAATAGAAAGAGAGTTAAAAGCAATTATAGGAAATGGATTCTCAGTATTATATTTATCAGCTCAAAAACTAGTTAAAAAATCTTTAGATAATGGATATTTAGTTGGATCAAGAGGATCAGTAGGTTCATCAATTGTAGCTTATATGATGGGAATAACAGAGGTTAATGCCCTTTATCCACATTATTTATGTACTAATCCAGAGTGTAAACATTCAGAGTTTATTGAAAGAGAAGGAGCTGGGGTTGACTTACCAGATAAAATTTGTCCAAAATGTGGGATACAAATGAAAAAAGATGGACACTCAATTCCGTTTGAAGTATTTATGGGATTTAATGGAGATAAGGTTCCAGATATAGATTTAAACTTTTCAGGAGAGTATCAATCGGAAATTCATAGGTATTGTGAAGAGTTATTTGGAAAATCAAATGTATTTAAAGCTGGTACAATTTCTACTTTAGCAGAAAAAAATGCTGAAGGTTACGTAAGGAAATTCTTCGAAGATCATAGTATATTCTCAGGAAGAGCCGAAGTCATGAGAATGGCCCAAAAATGTGAAGGAGCTAAAAAAACAACAGGACAGCATCCAGGAGGAATGATTGTAGTTCCTCAAGGTAATTCTATATATGAATTTTGTCCAGTTCAAAGACCTGCAAATGATCAAAATAGTGACTCAACAACAACTCATTATGACTATCACGTAATGGACGAACAATTAGTAAAGTTAGATATATTAGGGCATGATGATCCTACTACAATAAAGATATTACAAGAGTATACGGGAGTTGACGTTTATGATATACCTTTAGGAGATCCTGAAACATTGAAGATCTTTTCAGGAACAGAGGCGTTAGGTGTTACTCAAGAGGAGATAGGTTCAGTTGTAGGAACATATGGAGTTCCAGAATTTGGAACAGGATTTGTTAGACAAATGTTAGTTGATACAATGCCGACAACTTTTGCAGAATTAGTTAGAATATCAGGGTTATCACATGGAACAGATGTATGGCTAAATAATGCTCAAGAGTTTGTAAGAGAAGGAAAAGCAACTTTATCTCAAGTAATATCGGTTAGAGACGATATTATGAACTTCTTAATAGATCAAGGTATTGAAAAAGGAACTGCTTTTAAAATTATGGAGTTTGTAAGAAAAGGGCAACCAAGTAAAAATGTTGCACAGTGGAAAGAGTATTCTGACTTGATGAAAAGTCATGGGGTTCCAGAGTGGTATATAGAATCATGTAGAAGAATAAAGTATATGTTTCCTAAAGGACACGCGGTAGCATATGTTATGATGGCAATGAGAATAGCTTATTTTAAGGTTCATTATCCATTGGCTTTCTATGCAGCATACTTAAGTAGAAAAGTTGAAGATTTTGATTTTGAATTAATGAATGATTTAGTAAAAGTTAAAGAAAAAATTCAAGAATTAAATAGAGAACCAAAGCTTGATGTTAAGAAAAAAGCTCAATTAGCAGTGTGTGAAATAATAGTAGAAATGCATGCAAGAGGGTTTGAATTTTTAAATTTAGATGTTTATAAATCTCATGGTTCTAAGTTTATAATAGAAGACGGAAAGATAAGAGTTCCATTAATGGGATTAAATGGATTAGGAGCATCAGTAATGGAAAATATAGTCAGAGAAAGAGAGCTAGGAAGATTCATATCTTATGAAGATTTTAAAAGAAGAACCAAAACATCTCAAACAACTGTAGATAAGTTAAAGGAATTTAATTGTATAGAGTCTTTAAGTGAAACAAATCAGACGACTTTATTTTTCTAG
- the rsmA gene encoding 16S rRNA (adenine(1518)-N(6)/adenine(1519)-N(6))-dimethyltransferase RsmA produces the protein MSFKHKKKFGQNFLTDQNDVLNRIMEVSDVKEDEHIIEIGPGEGALTALLLEKAKNVTCIEIDTDLEKILTKKYASNPKFNLIMQDVLTVDLKNVLSKGRVVANIPYYITSPIINKIIENRDIISEMFIMVQKEVAERVCSKSGKERSVLTLAVEYYGEAEYLFTIPKAFFTPPPKVDSAFMSIKFYNDRRYEDRISESLFFKYVKAAFSNKRKNIINNLTTLGYSKDFIREKLEKLGISETERAENLTIEQFIDLAEIFEEE, from the coding sequence ATGTCCTTTAAACATAAGAAAAAATTTGGGCAAAACTTCTTAACAGATCAAAATGATGTTTTGAATAGAATTATGGAAGTTTCAGATGTTAAAGAAGATGAGCATATAATTGAAATTGGACCAGGAGAAGGTGCATTAACGGCTTTATTACTAGAAAAAGCTAAAAATGTAACATGTATTGAAATTGATACTGATTTAGAAAAAATACTTACAAAAAAATATGCATCAAATCCTAAATTTAATTTAATAATGCAGGATGTTTTAACAGTAGATTTAAAAAATGTATTAAGTAAAGGAAGAGTGGTTGCTAATATTCCTTACTATATAACATCACCAATTATAAATAAAATCATTGAAAATAGAGATATAATAAGTGAAATGTTTATAATGGTTCAAAAAGAAGTTGCAGAAAGAGTATGCTCAAAATCAGGAAAAGAGAGAAGTGTATTGACATTAGCCGTAGAGTATTATGGAGAAGCAGAGTATTTATTTACAATACCAAAAGCATTTTTTACGCCACCACCAAAGGTAGATTCAGCTTTTATGTCAATAAAGTTTTACAATGATAGAAGATATGAGGATCGAATTTCAGAGAGTCTATTTTTTAAATATGTAAAAGCAGCTTTTTCAAACAAAAGAAAAAATATCATAAATAATCTAACAACTTTGGGATATTCTAAAGATTTTATAAGAGAAAAATTAGAAAAATTAGGAATATCAGAAACAGAAAGAGCTGAAAATTTAACAATTGAACAGTTTATAGATTTAGCTGAGATATTTGAAGAAGAATAA
- a CDS encoding gamma carbonic anhydrase family protein has product MIYKLGELVPKIGKNNLIIDNATIIGDVETGENVSIWFSAVLRADMSKIKVGNNSNIQDNTTVHGDTPYPVIIGENVTIGHNCIIHGCEIEDNVIIGMGSILLNGARIPKNCIVGAGSLVTDKLEAQEGDLIIGSPAKVVKKLSDKNIDYLKYANKVYLEKIEMYKKLERIG; this is encoded by the coding sequence ATGATATATAAATTAGGAGAACTAGTTCCAAAAATTGGAAAGAATAACCTTATTATTGATAATGCGACTATAATTGGAGATGTAGAGACTGGAGAAAATGTAAGTATTTGGTTTTCAGCAGTTTTAAGAGCCGATATGAGTAAAATTAAAGTTGGAAATAATTCAAATATTCAAGATAATACAACAGTCCATGGAGATACACCATATCCTGTAATAATAGGTGAAAATGTAACAATAGGACATAACTGTATTATACATGGATGTGAAATAGAAGATAATGTCATAATAGGAATGGGATCAATTTTATTAAATGGAGCTAGAATTCCTAAAAACTGTATCGTAGGAGCAGGAAGTTTAGTCACTGATAAGTTAGAAGCTCAAGAGGGAGACTTAATAATAGGTTCTCCTGCAAAGGTAGTAAAAAAACTTTCTGATAAAAATATAGATTATTTAAAATATGCTAATAAAGTGTATTTAGAAAAAATAGAAATGTACAAAAAATTAGAGAGAATAGGGTAG
- the rimM gene encoding ribosome maturation factor RimM (Essential for efficient processing of 16S rRNA), translating into MELLSVGRVSGTHHLKGAIKVTSNIDNLEILSGNKVMIELPSGEVKILTIKKVSSMIDKKWIVEFEELTNKTDAGLIQNGVIKVRRDLLGIEEDEFLANDVMGMKVITEDGENIGEVVDIYETAAHDIYVIEDEEFETMIPDVEVFIKNIDFNKREILVSLIEGMRERKKD; encoded by the coding sequence ATGGAGTTATTATCAGTTGGAAGAGTTTCAGGAACTCATCACTTAAAGGGAGCAATAAAAGTTACTTCAAATATAGATAATTTAGAGATTTTAAGTGGAAATAAAGTTATGATTGAGCTACCATCAGGAGAGGTAAAAATTTTAACTATAAAAAAAGTATCGAGCATGATAGATAAAAAATGGATTGTAGAATTTGAAGAGTTAACAAATAAAACAGATGCTGGTTTAATTCAAAATGGAGTTATAAAAGTAAGAAGAGATCTTTTAGGAATTGAAGAGGATGAGTTTTTAGCTAATGATGTAATGGGAATGAAAGTTATAACAGAAGATGGTGAAAATATAGGTGAAGTTGTAGATATATACGAAACTGCAGCTCATGATATCTATGTCATAGAAGATGAAGAGTTTGAAACAATGATTCCAGATGTAGAAGTTTTTATAAAGAATATAGATTTCAATAAAAGAGAGATATTAGTTTCTTTAATTGAAGGAATGAGAGAAAGAAAGAAAGATTAA
- a CDS encoding DUF4911 domain-containing protein, translating into MDSYEFKIKTKREDIDFINKIMEAYEGVGIVRTKNADEGDLTIVSTTDFKEDVRMIVEDLNRKWVKAEIVWEGPWSGEL; encoded by the coding sequence ATGGATAGTTATGAATTTAAAATAAAAACAAAACGTGAGGATATAGATTTTATTAATAAAATAATGGAAGCATATGAGGGCGTTGGAATTGTAAGAACAAAAAATGCCGATGAGGGAGATTTAACAATAGTTTCTACAACTGATTTTAAAGAGGATGTTAGAATGATTGTTGAAGATTTAAATAGAAAATGGGTAAAAGCTGAAATAGTTTGGGAAGGACCTTGGTCTGGAGAGTTATAA